The following proteins are co-located in the Primulina tabacum isolate GXHZ01 chromosome 11, ASM2559414v2, whole genome shotgun sequence genome:
- the LOC142517731 gene encoding uncharacterized protein LOC142517731, with product MEWSSKSATNAYLDALKLCGKCKKECSSCETQIPESNEFISALAAGMSAKLIVEVTSDVSPSTVALAAAARQTGGKLVCILPEPKLDRSQKAIDDSGLHDMVEFKTGNPVDVLHDYENIDFSLVDCKADNYGRLLEKLDVNPTRSVVVANNLLGGGKGLGGHLRGVENKTEVRSMKHPIGRGMEITMIGKSNDFGNKERGTERRRIMKRGDKSKWVFEVDEKSGEEHIFRMPRSQ from the exons ATGGAATGGTCTTCAAAAAGTGCTACAAATGCATATCTTGATGCCCTCAAACTG TGTGGCAAATGCAAGAAAGAGTGCAGTTCATGTGAAACACAAATACCTGAAAGCAACGAATTCATATCTGCTTTGGCGGCCGGAATGAGCGCAAAACTAATTGTGGAGGTGACATCCGATGTGTCCCCATCCACAGTAGCTTTAGCAGCAGCAGCACGACAAACTGGAGGAAAACTTGTGTGCATCCTTCCCGAGCCAAAACTCGACAGATCCCAGAAAGCAATTGATGATTCGGGCttacacgacatggtagaaTTCAAGACCGGGAACCCTGTAGATGTGTTGCACGATTATGAGAACATAGACTTCTCTTTAGTAGATTGTAAGGCGGATAACTATGGAAGGTTACTCGAAAAGCTTGATGTGAATCCTACGAGATCGGTGGTGGTGGCAAACAATCTGTTGGGAGGAGGAAAAGGGTTGGGAGGACACTTGAGAGGGGTGGAAAACAAAACTGAAGTGAGGTCTATGAAGCATCCTATCGGTAGAGGTATGGAGATTACAATGATTGGCAAAAGTAATGACTTTGGGAACAAGGAAAGAGGTACAGAGAGGAGGAGGATCATGAAAAGGGGTGACAAGAGCAAATGGGTTTTTGAAGTTGATGAAAAGAGTGGAGAAGAGCATATCTTTAGGATGCCAAGATCACAATGA